A DNA window from Enterobacter asburiae contains the following coding sequences:
- a CDS encoding DNA translocase FtsK 4TM domain-containing protein, whose amino-acid sequence MSQEYTEDKEVTLSKLSSGRRLLEALLIVIALFAVWLMAALLSFNPSDPSWSQTAWHEPIHNLGGVPGAWLADTLFFIFGVMAYTLPVIIIGGCWFAWRHRQNDDYIDYFAVSLRLIGALALILTSCGLAAINADDIWYFASGGVIGSLLSSALQPMLHSSGGTLALLCIWAAGLTLFTGWSWVSIAEKIGSFILTILTFASNRTRRDDTWVDEDEYEDEEEDDAPVQRRESRRARILRGALARRQRVAEKFANPLGRKTDAALFSGKRMDEDEQVAYRAAGVAVDPDDVLFSGSRATPGDFDEYDPLLNGHSVTEPVAAAAAATTAAQAYAAPVDAVMPSAPVSPPESVIQQPQVDWQTAPGVHTPEPVIAPEPESYIPVQQEQWQQPYQPPQPAYEPQESPHYEQPVAQPYQEYVPEPVEPVQPYVEPQPEPEIVEEVKPSRPPMYYFEEVEERRAREREQLAAWYQPVPEPVQEPVTKAPSVSVPPIDPTPAVAPVAESVKQATAAAAVAAPVFSLATSGAPRPQVKEGIGPQLPRPNRVRVPTRRELASYGIKLPSQRMAEEKAREPEYEDDADEMQQDELARQFAAQQNQRYGNEYQHDEPMLEDEDDAAEAELARQFAATQQQRYSGEQPAGANPFSLSDFEFSPMKDLVDDGPSEPLFTPSVMPEAEPVRQQPAPQAYAQPHQPVQQPQQPPQPPQFQQPAPQPQESLIHPLLMRNGDSRPLQRPSTPLPSLDLLTPPPSEVEPVDTFALEQMARLVEARLADFRIKADVVNYSPGPVITRFELNLAPGVKAARISNLSRDLARSLSTVAVRVVEVIPGKPYVGLELPNKKRQTVYLREVLDNTKFRDNPSPLTVVLGKDIAGDPVVADLAKMPHLLVAGTTGSGKSVGVNAMILSMLYKAQPEDVRFIMIDPKMLELSVYEGIPHLLTEVVTDMKDAANALRWSVNEMERRYKLMSALGVRNLAGYNEKIAQAVRMGRPIPDPYWKPGDSMDAQHPVLEKLPYIVVLVDEFADLMMTVGKKVEELIARLAQKARAAGIHLVLATQRPSVDVITGLIKANIPTRIAFTVSSKIDSRTILDQGGAESLLGMGDMLYSGPNSTSPVRVHGAFVRDEEVHAVVQDWKARGRPQYVDGITSDTESEGGGGGFDGGEELDPLFDQAVNFVTEKRKASISGVQRQFRIGYNRAARIIEQMEAQGIVSEQGHNGNREVLAPPPFD is encoded by the coding sequence TTGAGCCAGGAATACACTGAAGACAAAGAAGTCACACTATCGAAGCTAAGCAGCGGACGTCGTCTCCTCGAGGCTTTGCTGATTGTTATTGCCCTTTTTGCCGTCTGGCTGATGGCAGCCTTACTCAGTTTCAACCCCTCAGATCCCAGCTGGTCACAAACTGCATGGCATGAGCCTATCCATAATTTAGGCGGTGTCCCCGGTGCCTGGCTTGCGGACACGCTGTTCTTCATTTTCGGTGTGATGGCCTACACCCTTCCCGTCATTATCATTGGCGGATGCTGGTTTGCGTGGCGTCATCGTCAGAACGATGATTACATCGACTATTTTGCCGTGTCGCTGCGCCTGATTGGCGCGCTGGCGCTGATCCTCACCTCGTGCGGGCTGGCGGCAATCAATGCGGATGATATCTGGTACTTCGCCTCTGGCGGAGTGATCGGCAGTTTACTCAGTTCTGCGCTGCAGCCGATGCTGCACAGCAGCGGCGGCACGCTGGCGCTGCTGTGCATCTGGGCGGCCGGGCTGACGCTGTTTACCGGCTGGTCCTGGGTGAGCATTGCTGAGAAGATCGGAAGTTTTATCCTCACCATTCTGACTTTCGCCAGCAACCGTACCCGCCGTGACGATACGTGGGTTGATGAAGACGAATACGAAGATGAAGAGGAAGATGACGCGCCTGTGCAGCGTCGCGAGTCTCGTCGTGCGCGTATTTTGCGCGGCGCGCTGGCGCGTCGTCAGCGTGTTGCAGAGAAATTTGCCAACCCGCTGGGGCGTAAAACCGATGCGGCGCTCTTCTCCGGTAAACGCATGGATGAAGACGAGCAGGTGGCGTATCGCGCTGCGGGTGTCGCCGTCGATCCTGACGATGTGCTCTTCTCCGGCAGCCGGGCCACTCCGGGTGACTTCGACGAATACGATCCGCTGTTAAATGGCCATTCGGTTACCGAGCCGGTTGCGGCCGCCGCAGCCGCGACGACCGCTGCGCAGGCGTATGCCGCGCCTGTCGACGCCGTGATGCCATCCGCGCCGGTTTCGCCGCCGGAATCCGTTATTCAGCAGCCTCAGGTTGACTGGCAGACTGCGCCAGGCGTTCACACGCCGGAGCCGGTTATCGCGCCTGAACCTGAAAGCTACATCCCTGTGCAGCAGGAGCAGTGGCAGCAGCCATATCAGCCGCCGCAGCCTGCATATGAACCGCAAGAGTCCCCGCACTATGAACAGCCTGTGGCCCAACCTTATCAGGAGTATGTGCCTGAACCGGTTGAACCTGTGCAGCCTTATGTAGAGCCGCAGCCTGAACCTGAAATCGTGGAAGAGGTAAAACCCTCTCGTCCGCCGATGTACTATTTTGAAGAAGTTGAAGAGCGTCGCGCGCGTGAACGCGAGCAGCTGGCGGCCTGGTACCAGCCTGTGCCTGAACCGGTGCAGGAGCCGGTGACGAAAGCGCCTTCTGTTTCCGTTCCACCGATCGACCCGACGCCTGCAGTCGCACCCGTAGCGGAAAGCGTGAAGCAGGCTACCGCGGCCGCTGCCGTGGCTGCACCTGTTTTTAGCCTGGCAACCAGTGGCGCGCCACGTCCTCAGGTGAAGGAGGGGATTGGTCCGCAACTGCCTCGCCCTAACCGCGTTCGCGTTCCAACCCGCCGTGAGCTTGCCTCTTATGGCATCAAGCTGCCTTCCCAGCGTATGGCGGAAGAGAAAGCGCGCGAGCCTGAGTACGAAGATGACGCCGATGAAATGCAGCAGGACGAGCTGGCCCGTCAGTTCGCCGCGCAGCAGAATCAGCGCTACGGTAATGAATACCAGCACGATGAACCTATGCTGGAAGACGAAGATGACGCGGCTGAAGCAGAACTGGCACGCCAGTTCGCCGCCACCCAGCAGCAGCGCTATTCCGGTGAACAACCGGCTGGTGCAAATCCGTTCTCGCTGTCTGATTTTGAATTCTCGCCGATGAAGGATCTGGTGGATGATGGCCCGAGCGAGCCTTTATTTACCCCGAGCGTGATGCCGGAAGCTGAGCCTGTGCGCCAGCAGCCGGCACCACAGGCCTACGCGCAGCCGCATCAACCTGTTCAGCAACCGCAGCAGCCACCACAGCCGCCGCAGTTCCAGCAGCCTGCGCCTCAGCCGCAGGAAAGTCTGATTCACCCGCTGCTGATGCGTAACGGTGACAGCCGTCCGCTGCAGCGTCCAAGCACTCCGCTGCCGTCGCTGGATCTGTTAACGCCTCCGCCGTCAGAAGTGGAGCCGGTCGATACCTTCGCGCTGGAGCAGATGGCGCGTCTGGTTGAAGCGCGTCTGGCTGACTTCCGCATCAAGGCGGACGTGGTGAACTACTCGCCGGGTCCTGTGATCACCCGTTTTGAACTGAACCTGGCGCCTGGCGTTAAAGCCGCGCGTATTTCCAACCTGTCCCGCGACCTGGCGCGTTCTCTCTCGACCGTTGCGGTGCGAGTGGTGGAAGTGATACCGGGCAAACCGTACGTTGGCCTTGAGCTGCCGAACAAGAAACGTCAGACCGTCTACCTGCGTGAAGTGCTGGATAACACCAAATTCCGCGATAACCCATCTCCGCTGACCGTGGTGCTGGGTAAAGATATCGCTGGCGATCCGGTAGTCGCGGATCTCGCCAAAATGCCTCACCTGCTGGTAGCAGGTACCACCGGTTCCGGTAAGTCTGTCGGTGTGAACGCCATGATCCTCAGCATGCTCTATAAAGCGCAGCCGGAAGATGTGCGTTTCATTATGATCGACCCGAAAATGCTCGAACTGTCGGTCTACGAAGGCATCCCGCATCTGCTGACCGAAGTGGTCACCGATATGAAGGACGCCGCCAACGCCCTGCGCTGGAGCGTCAACGAGATGGAACGCCGCTACAAGCTGATGTCTGCGTTGGGCGTGCGTAACCTGGCCGGGTATAACGAGAAAATTGCCCAGGCTGTGCGCATGGGGCGTCCGATCCCGGATCCTTACTGGAAGCCGGGTGACAGCATGGATGCTCAGCATCCGGTGCTGGAAAAACTGCCTTATATCGTCGTGCTGGTTGATGAATTCGCTGACCTTATGATGACCGTCGGTAAGAAAGTAGAAGAGTTGATTGCCCGTCTGGCGCAGAAAGCGCGTGCGGCCGGTATTCACCTTGTGCTGGCGACCCAGCGTCCTTCCGTGGACGTTATCACTGGTCTTATCAAAGCGAACATCCCGACGCGTATCGCCTTTACCGTATCCAGTAAAATTGACTCCCGTACCATTCTTGACCAGGGCGGCGCAGAGTCGCTGCTGGGTATGGGTGACATGCTCTATTCCGGCCCGAACTCCACCTCTCCGGTGCGTGTCCACGGTGCGTTCGTCCGCGATGAGGAAGTTCACGCCGTCGTGCAGGACTGGAAAGCGCGCGGTCGTCCGCAATACGTTGACGGTATTACCAGCGACACGGAAAGCGAAGGCGGCGGCGGTGGCTTCGACGGCGGCGAAGAGCTGGATCCGTTATTCGATCAGGCGGTTAACTTCGTTACCGAAAAACGCAAAGCGTCCATCTCAGGCGTGCAGCGTCAGTTCCGCATCGGCTATAACCGCGCAGCGCGCATCATCGAGCAGATGGAAGCGCAGGGCATTGTGAGCGAGCAGGGGCATAACGGTAACCGCGAGGTGCTGGCACCACCGCCGTTTGATTAA
- the lrp gene encoding leucine-responsive transcriptional regulator Lrp, with protein MVDSKKRPGKDLDRIDRNILNELQKDGRISNVELSKRVGLSPTPCLERVRRLERQGFIQGYTALLNPHYLDASLLVFVEITLNRGAPDVFEQFNAAVQKLEEIQECHLVSGDFDYLLKTRVPDMSAYRKLLGETLLRLPGVNDTRTYVVMEEVKQSNRLVIKTR; from the coding sequence ATGGTAGATAGCAAGAAGCGCCCTGGCAAAGATCTCGACCGTATCGATCGTAACATTCTTAATGAATTGCAAAAGGATGGGCGTATTTCCAACGTCGAGCTTTCAAAACGTGTGGGACTTTCCCCGACGCCGTGCCTTGAGCGTGTGCGCCGACTGGAAAGACAGGGTTTCATTCAGGGCTATACTGCTCTGCTGAACCCGCATTATCTGGATGCCTCACTTCTGGTATTTGTTGAGATTACTCTGAATCGTGGTGCGCCGGATGTGTTTGAGCAATTTAACGCCGCTGTACAAAAACTTGAAGAAATTCAAGAGTGTCATCTGGTGTCCGGTGATTTCGACTACCTGTTGAAAACCCGTGTGCCTGATATGTCCGCCTACCGTAAGCTGCTGGGGGAAACCCTGCTGCGTCTGCCAGGCGTGAACGACACCCGTACGTATGTGGTGATGGAAGAGGTCAAACAGAGCAATCGTCTGGTTATTAAGACGCGCTAA
- the trxB gene encoding thioredoxin-disulfide reductase: MGTAKHSKLLILGSGPAGYTAAVYAARANLHPVLITGMEKGGQLTTTTEVENWPGDPNDLTGPLLMERMHAHAAKFETEILFDHINKVDLQNRPFRLTGDSGEYTCDALIIATGASARYLGLPSEEAFKGRGVSACATCDGFFYRNQKVAVIGGGNTAVEEALYLANIASEVHLIHRRETFRAEKILIKRLMDKVASGNIVLHTNRTLEEVTGDQMGVAGLRIRDTQNTDNVETLEVAGLFVAIGHSPNTAIFDGQLELENGYIKVQSGIHGNATQTSIPGVFAAGDVMDHIYRQAITSAGTGCMAALDAERYLDGLAEQGK, encoded by the coding sequence ATGGGCACGGCCAAACACAGTAAGCTGCTAATCCTTGGTTCTGGACCTGCGGGATATACCGCAGCGGTCTATGCTGCACGCGCTAACCTGCACCCGGTACTCATCACCGGCATGGAAAAAGGCGGTCAGCTGACCACCACCACCGAAGTGGAAAACTGGCCAGGGGACCCGAACGACCTGACCGGGCCGCTGCTGATGGAACGTATGCACGCGCATGCCGCTAAATTCGAAACTGAAATTCTGTTCGACCACATCAATAAGGTCGATCTGCAGAATCGTCCGTTCCGCCTGACGGGCGACAGCGGCGAATACACCTGTGACGCGCTGATCATCGCCACCGGCGCCTCTGCCCGTTACCTCGGTCTGCCATCTGAAGAAGCGTTCAAAGGCCGCGGCGTCTCTGCCTGCGCAACCTGTGACGGTTTCTTCTACCGTAATCAGAAAGTCGCGGTCATCGGCGGCGGCAACACCGCAGTGGAAGAAGCGCTCTACCTGGCGAACATTGCCTCTGAAGTGCACCTGATCCACCGTCGCGAAACCTTCCGCGCGGAGAAGATCCTGATCAAACGTCTGATGGATAAAGTGGCCAGCGGCAACATCGTGCTGCACACCAACCGTACCCTGGAAGAGGTGACGGGCGACCAGATGGGCGTTGCCGGTCTGCGTATCCGTGATACCCAGAACACCGATAACGTCGAAACGCTTGAAGTGGCGGGTCTTTTCGTGGCGATCGGTCACAGCCCGAACACCGCGATCTTCGACGGTCAGCTGGAGCTGGAAAACGGCTACATCAAAGTGCAGTCCGGCATTCACGGTAACGCGACCCAGACCAGCATCCCGGGCGTGTTCGCGGCTGGCGACGTAATGGACCATATTTATCGTCAGGCGATTACCTCCGCTGGCACCGGCTGTATGGCCGCGCTGGACGCTGAACGCTACCTCGATGGACTGGCTGAACAAGGTAAATAA
- the cydD gene encoding heme ABC transporter permease/ATP-binding protein CydD, whose amino-acid sequence MEKTRQQELTRWLKQQSVISRRWLTISRLLGFVSGLLIVAQAWLLARILNHMIMENIPREALLLPFIVLILIFILRAWVVWLRERVGFHAGQHIRYEIRRQVLDRLQEAGPAWIQGKPAGSWATLILEQIDDMHDYYARYLPQMALAVFVPLLIAIAIFPVNWMAALILMGTAPLIPLFMALVGMGAADANRRNFLALGRLSGHFLDRLRGMETLRIFGRGEAETENIRRASQDFRQRTMEVLRLAFLSSGVLEFFTSLSIALVAVYFGFSYLGALDFGHYGTAVTLSAGFLALILAPEFFQPLRDLGTFYHAKAQAVGAADSLKTFLETPLAHPERGDVTLNAKDPVTIEAQDFSILSPEGKVLAGPLNFTLPAGQRVVLVGTSGSGKSSLLNALSGFMAYTGSLRINKTELRNLDPDAWRKQLSWVGQNPQLPASTLRENVLLARPDAREDELQSVLDRAWVSEFLPLLPQGVDTVVGDQSAGLSVGQAQRVAVARALLNPCQLMLLDEPAASLDAHSEQRVMEALNAASRQQTTLMVTHQLEGIADWDQIWVMENGRIVEQGDYASLVAVQGPFAALLANRQEDI is encoded by the coding sequence ATGGAAAAAACCCGTCAACAAGAGTTAACACGCTGGCTGAAACAGCAAAGCGTTATTTCCCGCCGCTGGCTTACGATTTCCCGTCTCCTGGGGTTCGTTAGCGGTCTGTTGATTGTTGCCCAGGCATGGCTGCTGGCCCGCATTCTTAATCACATGATCATGGAGAACATCCCGCGCGAAGCGCTGTTGCTGCCTTTTATTGTCCTGATCCTGATTTTTATCCTGCGCGCCTGGGTGGTGTGGCTGCGTGAGCGCGTCGGTTTTCACGCCGGACAGCACATCCGCTACGAGATCCGCCGTCAGGTGCTGGATCGCCTTCAGGAAGCCGGGCCCGCGTGGATCCAGGGTAAACCAGCCGGTAGCTGGGCGACGCTGATCCTTGAGCAGATTGACGATATGCACGACTACTATGCGCGCTATCTGCCGCAAATGGCCCTTGCCGTCTTCGTTCCGCTGCTGATCGCGATCGCCATCTTCCCGGTGAACTGGATGGCTGCGCTGATTCTGATGGGCACCGCCCCGCTGATCCCGCTGTTTATGGCGCTGGTCGGCATGGGGGCAGCGGATGCCAACCGCCGTAACTTCCTGGCACTGGGTCGCCTGAGCGGCCATTTCCTCGATCGTCTGCGCGGCATGGAGACGTTACGCATTTTTGGCCGCGGTGAAGCGGAAACCGAAAATATTCGCCGGGCATCGCAGGACTTTCGTCAGCGCACCATGGAAGTGCTACGCCTCGCCTTCTTGTCTTCCGGCGTACTGGAATTCTTTACCTCGCTGTCTATTGCCCTCGTGGCGGTCTACTTTGGCTTCTCCTACCTTGGCGCGCTGGATTTCGGCCATTACGGCACGGCGGTGACCCTTTCTGCCGGCTTCCTGGCGCTGATCCTGGCCCCGGAATTTTTCCAGCCGCTTCGCGATCTTGGGACCTTCTATCACGCCAAAGCGCAGGCGGTTGGCGCAGCCGATAGCCTGAAAACGTTCCTGGAAACGCCGCTGGCACACCCGGAGCGCGGTGACGTGACGCTGAATGCTAAAGACCCCGTGACCATCGAAGCACAGGACTTTTCCATTCTGTCACCCGAAGGCAAAGTGCTCGCGGGTCCGCTGAACTTTACCTTACCTGCCGGACAACGGGTGGTGCTCGTCGGCACCAGCGGTTCCGGTAAAAGCTCGCTGCTGAATGCGCTATCCGGCTTTATGGCCTACACGGGTTCACTGCGGATCAACAAAACCGAACTGCGCAACCTCGATCCAGACGCCTGGCGTAAACAGCTCAGCTGGGTCGGACAAAACCCGCAGCTTCCAGCCTCTACGCTGCGTGAAAACGTCCTGCTGGCGCGCCCGGACGCGCGTGAAGATGAACTGCAATCGGTGCTCGACCGCGCCTGGGTCAGCGAGTTTCTGCCGCTGCTTCCGCAGGGGGTAGATACCGTGGTCGGCGATCAGTCCGCCGGGCTGTCAGTCGGACAGGCGCAGCGCGTAGCCGTTGCCCGCGCGCTGCTTAACCCATGCCAGCTGATGCTGCTGGATGAGCCCGCCGCCAGCCTGGACGCCCACAGCGAACAGCGCGTAATGGAGGCCCTGAACGCCGCCTCCCGGCAGCAAACCACCCTGATGGTTACCCATCAGCTGGAGGGGATTGCCGACTGGGACCAGATCTGGGTCATGGAGAACGGCCGTATTGTTGAGCAAGGCGATTACGCCTCTCTCGTTGCCGTGCAGGGACCGTTTGCCGCCCTGCTGGCGAACCGTCAGGAGGACATCTGA
- the cydC gene encoding heme ABC transporter ATP-binding protein/permease CydC — MRALLPYLALYKRHKWMLTLGIVLAIVTLLASIGLLTLSGWFLSASAVAGFAGLYSFNYMLPAAGVRGTAITRTAGRYFERLVSHDATFRVLQHLRIYTFSKLLPLSPAGLARFRQGELLNRVVADVDTLDHLYLRVISPIVGAFVVIVVVTLGLSVLDVSVALTLGGIMLLTLIILPPLFYRAGKSTGENLTRLRGDYRQQLTSWLQGQAELTIFGASKRYRARMESTELNWHEAQRRQSELTAFSQALMMLIGGVAVIAMLWLASGDVGGNSQPGPLIALFVFCALAAFEALAPVTGAFQHLGQVIASALRITQIAEQEPEVTFSAGQTAVPEQVALTLEDVTFAYDKQAQNALDGINLSVNAGQRMAILGRTGCGKSTLLQLLTRAWDPQRGHIRFNNTLLTDFSEQALRKTVSVVPQRVHLFSATLRDNLLLAAPEASDDALRAVLEQVGLQKLLEDDGLNSWLGEGGRQLSGGELRRLAIARALLHDAPLMLLDEPTEGLDATTESQILDLLANVMTGKTVLMVTHRLRGLASFDRIIVMDNGHIIEQGSHAELLAKQGRYYQFKQRL; from the coding sequence ATGCGTGCTCTGCTGCCTTATCTTGCGCTCTATAAACGCCACAAATGGATGCTGACGCTGGGGATTGTGCTGGCGATTGTCACGCTGCTCGCCAGCATTGGCCTGCTCACGCTTTCCGGCTGGTTCCTGTCGGCCTCGGCCGTCGCGGGCTTTGCCGGTTTATACAGCTTCAACTATATGCTCCCGGCTGCCGGTGTTCGCGGTACCGCCATCACGCGGACTGCCGGTCGCTATTTCGAACGCCTGGTCAGCCACGACGCCACTTTCCGCGTGCTGCAGCACCTGCGCATCTACACCTTCAGCAAACTGCTGCCCCTCTCCCCTGCCGGGCTGGCGCGTTTTCGTCAGGGTGAGTTACTTAACCGTGTCGTTGCGGATGTCGACACGCTGGATCACCTTTACCTGCGCGTGATTTCCCCGATCGTGGGCGCGTTTGTGGTGATTGTGGTGGTCACGCTGGGGCTGTCTGTTCTGGATGTTTCCGTTGCGCTGACGCTGGGCGGGATCATGCTGCTGACGCTCATCATTCTGCCGCCGCTGTTTTACCGCGCCGGGAAATCCACCGGGGAAAACCTGACGCGCCTGCGCGGAGACTACCGCCAGCAGCTCACCTCCTGGCTTCAGGGGCAGGCAGAGCTGACGATTTTTGGCGCCAGCAAGCGCTATCGCGCCCGCATGGAAAGTACGGAGCTTAACTGGCATGAGGCCCAGCGCCGCCAGTCGGAGCTGACGGCCTTTTCTCAGGCGCTGATGATGTTAATCGGCGGCGTGGCGGTGATTGCCATGCTGTGGCTGGCTTCCGGCGATGTCGGGGGGAATTCACAGCCGGGTCCACTTATTGCCCTTTTCGTCTTCTGCGCGCTGGCGGCGTTTGAGGCGCTGGCCCCGGTGACGGGCGCCTTCCAGCATCTGGGCCAGGTGATCGCCTCTGCCCTGCGCATCACGCAGATTGCCGAGCAGGAGCCTGAAGTCACGTTCAGTGCCGGGCAGACCGCGGTACCAGAGCAGGTCGCGCTGACGCTTGAAGATGTCACCTTCGCCTATGACAAACAGGCGCAGAACGCGCTGGACGGTATTAACCTTTCTGTTAACGCAGGTCAGCGGATGGCGATCCTCGGCCGTACCGGCTGCGGTAAATCGACGCTGCTGCAGTTGCTGACCCGCGCCTGGGATCCGCAGCGCGGCCATATTCGTTTTAATAACACGTTGCTGACCGATTTCAGCGAGCAGGCCCTGCGCAAGACGGTGAGCGTCGTTCCGCAGCGCGTGCATCTGTTTAGCGCCACCCTGCGCGATAACCTGCTGCTGGCCGCGCCAGAGGCCTCTGATGATGCGCTTCGCGCCGTGCTGGAGCAGGTCGGGCTGCAAAAACTGCTTGAGGACGACGGGCTTAACAGCTGGCTGGGCGAAGGCGGCCGTCAGCTGTCCGGCGGTGAACTGCGCCGTCTGGCAATTGCGCGCGCGCTGCTGCACGATGCGCCGCTGATGCTGCTCGACGAACCCACCGAGGGGCTGGATGCCACCACCGAGAGCCAAATCCTTGATTTGCTGGCGAATGTCATGACCGGCAAAACCGTGCTGATGGTCACACACCGCCTGCGCGGACTGGCGAGTTTTGATCGGATAATTGTGATGGACAACGGACACATTATTGAGCAAGGTAGTCACGCAGAGCTGTTGGCGAAACAGGGTCGCTACTACCAGTTTAAACAGCGTCTGTAG
- the aat gene encoding leucyl/phenylalanyl-tRNA--protein transferase, translating to MRLVQLSRHNIAFPSPEGALREPNGLLALGGDLSPARLLMAYQRGIFPWFSPGDPILWWSPDPRAVLWPAQFHASRSMKRFHAKSPYRVTLNHAFGQVIEGCAEDRYEGTWITRDIITAYHQLHELGYAHSIEVWEGGALVGGMYGVAQGTLFCGESMFSRAVNASKTALLVFCEAFAQRGGRLIDCQVLNEHTASLGAVEIPRRQYIEHLDTCRQEKLPRDFWIPRTLFMPNA from the coding sequence ATGCGCCTGGTCCAGCTTTCTCGTCATAACATCGCGTTCCCTTCTCCGGAAGGGGCGCTGCGTGAGCCCAACGGGCTGCTGGCCCTCGGCGGTGACCTCAGTCCCGCTCGACTATTAATGGCGTACCAGCGCGGTATCTTCCCCTGGTTTTCCCCCGGCGATCCGATTTTATGGTGGTCCCCCGATCCGCGTGCCGTGCTGTGGCCAGCGCAGTTTCACGCGAGCCGCAGCATGAAGCGTTTCCATGCGAAATCACCCTACCGCGTCACCCTCAACCACGCCTTTGGTCAGGTCATTGAAGGCTGCGCTGAAGACCGCTATGAAGGGACATGGATAACCCGCGATATCATTACCGCCTACCACCAGCTCCATGAGCTTGGCTATGCCCACTCCATCGAGGTGTGGGAAGGCGGAGCGCTCGTCGGCGGCATGTACGGCGTGGCGCAAGGCACGCTATTTTGCGGCGAGTCGATGTTCTCTCGTGCCGTTAACGCCTCGAAAACCGCACTGCTGGTCTTCTGCGAGGCGTTTGCCCAGCGCGGTGGACGCCTGATCGATTGTCAGGTGCTCAACGAGCACACGGCCTCGCTGGGTGCTGTTGAAATCCCGCGACGCCAGTACATCGAACATCTCGATACCTGCCGTCAGGAGAAGCTCCCGCGCGACTTCTGGATACCGAGAACGCTCTTTATGCCCAATGCCTAA
- the infA gene encoding translation initiation factor IF-1, protein MAKEDNIEMQGTVLDTLPNTMFRVELENGHVVTAHISGKMRKNYIRILTGDKVTVELTPYDLSKGRIVFRSR, encoded by the coding sequence ATGGCCAAAGAAGACAATATTGAAATGCAGGGTACCGTACTTGATACGTTGCCTAATACCATGTTTCGCGTAGAGCTGGAAAACGGTCACGTGGTAACTGCGCACATCTCCGGTAAAATGCGCAAAAACTACATCCGCATTTTGACGGGCGACAAAGTGACTGTTGAACTGACCCCGTACGACCTGAGCAAAGGCCGCATTGTCTTCCGTAGTCGCTAA